A window of the Besnoitia besnoiti strain Bb-Ger1 chromosome VI, whole genome shotgun sequence genome harbors these coding sequences:
- a CDS encoding AP2 domain-containing protein (encoded by transcript BESB_069630) has product MGSSVEEKTADSFALETDAGGVDECSQENWLGFKDKDDSLAAVDLVSRCEVLAVSSGEGSTLVGDSSAASTVGSEDISLRAATPLPPGGGGTSPQFENPVLLDEEVMQHAGV; this is encoded by the coding sequence ATGGGATCGAGCGTGGAGGAGAAAACGGCTGATTCGTTCGCCCTCGAAACCGACGCAGGAGGTGTAGACGAATGCTCACAGGAGAACTGGTTGGGCTTTAAAGACAAAGACGATAGTCTCGCTGCGGTAGATCTCGTATCACGCTGCGAGGTTCTTGCAGTCTCGAGCGGTGAAGGAAGCACATTGGTCGGCGATTCGAGTGCAGCCAGTACGGTAGGTAGCGAAGATATTAGTCTTCGGGCGGCGACCCCTCTCCCGCCGGGTGGGGGAGGAACGTCTCCGCAGTTCGAGAATCCTGTCTTGCTGGATGAAGAAGTTATGCAACATGCGGGAGTGTAG